The window GGAGGCTCTTGGGTACCTTTGGCGGCCTGAGCTTTTCGGCCTCTTCATCATAGCCTTCAAAGCGGAAGTAGGAGCGCAGGGCTTGGACGACAAGGTTCAGACTCTTGTTGGAGTAACCTTCGCGCCTGAGCTTTGCGAGAAAACGGAGTGCGGAGCGGGCTTTAAGCTCCCCGCCCCCTTCCAGATAACGCCTCACGTAGTAGGAGTACATCCTAATGGTGTTCGGGCTCTTGCCCTCCAGATCAAGGTAAGTCTCGTACTCCTCGATTACCTCGTTGATGGCTTCCATTTCACAGCCCCTTCAAGAGGCCCTCAATGTCGTCAGGCTTTATCTCTGCGTCAGCGACAACTTCTGGCTCTTCGGGAGGCTCAGACGGTTTTGGCGGCTCCTTCCTCGGTGGCTCTGGTGGCTTTGGAGGCTCCTCCCTTATGGAGAGACTAAGGTAGACTGTCTTGAGGAGTTCATCAACTAGTCCCTTGTCCTCGGCGAAGATGTATCCCTGGCCGACTATGACTTTACCCGCCAGTCCAAGCTTCTCGACGGCTATTGCGATGAGCCTCTCCTCAGGGGTGGGTTCAGCTGGAAAGAGATTCTTCCAGGCATCGTCTATTTTAACTGGTCTGCTCTTCTTGTTGAGGAGTTCTCTCAATCCTTCATTCTCGTGCCTAATTCTTACGTATTCCCCATGGAGTTCCTCATACTTCTTCTGAAGATCTTCGTACTCTTTGTAGAGGGCCTCGTAGTCATTTGCCAGCTGGTCGTACTTCCCCTTAACATCAAGGAGCTCCTTTCTCAGTTCCATGTAGCCGGGCAGCAATTGGAGTGTTTTGAGCCCTGCTCTCACCAGTGTGTTCTTGAGTTCCTTCCTGACGAGCTCGACATCTACGTGCTCAAGGTCATGGCCGAGAGGGAGCTTCATCCTCTCAATGTGGCCGACCATCTCGCTCAGCTCATTAAAAAGCCTCTCAGCAAGGTCTCTTCCAACGCGGTCGGCGTCAGTGGCTATGATAAGCAGGTCAGCCCCAGCTGCGGCGCTCTTTGCAATCTCAACGTTGGTCGTCGGGATTATGGCAGAAATCGTTATGTTGTACTCACTTCCCAAGGCCAGACCTTGAAGAGCTTTACTTACCACTTCAACGTCGCTCGCACCTTCAACCAAAATTCTAACATCGACTATGGCCATTCCCATCACCTCGCGGGGTCGTTACCCCTTTGAAAATAGGGTGGGGTCTTTAAAAATCCTCCCTCAGCTCAACCTCAAGGCTCGGCCTTTCGAGGATCACCCTACCATCTGGAAGGAGTGAAATGCTCAGCGCGTGGATTTCAACGCCAGCGTTCTTGGCTTCACTCAGAAGGCGCGCTATCTCAGGGTCGCCTCTCTCGTATGGCCTGAACTTCTCAACACTAGGTATGGCGCCGATGAAAAAAATCATTGCCTTCCTCCCGGCCTTTTGGAGCTCTATCAGCTCTTTTATGTGCTTCTGCCCCCGCAGGGTAGGACAGTCTGGATACATAGCATATTCTCCCCTCTCCCCACCTCTCAGAACCGCGCTCTTCATCTCAGCGTAAACCTCTCCGCCAGGACACTCGAAGAGGTAGTCCAGCCTTGAGCTTCCAATGGTTACCTCTCTCCTCTTTATCCTGCAGTCTTTAAGCCATGGAACCAAGCCAAGCTCCACTGCCTTCTCAAAGGCTTTGGCCTGAGTCCTCGTGTCTATGATGGCTCCCTTTCCACCTAGGTCTTCAAAGGCAACTAGGACGAAGTCTGTCTTTCCCCCGCTCTTGGGAACGCAGAAGGCCTTCCTCCCTGGAATCATGAACTCTTCCAAGCGGCCGGTGTTTGTAACTAGGGCTTTTCTTTCTTCCCCGTCAACATCTACTAGTGCCACGAAGCGGTTGAGCCTTTTGATGAATGTACATGGTACAACATTAAGCCTGAGGAGTATCTTAATCATATTTATATTTTGGTTTTCAAAACTTTTAAATTGATGTATGCATACTCTTTCATAGGTGTTGGGGATGGAAATTGAGTACATCGATCTAATCAAACAGTGGCGAAATATTTACAGGTCTGAGATTAAAGAAAAGCCCTCTCAACTTCAGAGAACTGAACTAACCCCCCAGAATTACTTCCAAGTTAGAAGACCTTTTTTTGCGAAGCTTTTTCCAGAGGATCCAGAATACGTAAGAACTTTCAGAATGATTTCTTATGGTATGATGGAATATAGTCCCTCTCTAAGAAGCCTTATTCTGAGAGGTGCGGGATTAAAGCTCGCTAAAAGACTTGTAGAAAGTGGAGAAGTCAAAAGTCTAGATGACCTACCTAAAGTGTTCTTAAATCAAAAGATAGGGCTTCTTGATATCTTGGAAGAGTCTTTTAATAGGATAAAGCTAAATATCTATGAGTGTATGAGCTGTTACCATACTGTCCCTATAGGGAGAACTTTATGTGATTTTGAAGCAGGCCTGATCCAAGGTATCATAGAAGAGCTAGTAGGCAGAAACATTACAAGAGAGATATACTGTCAGGGACTTGGCTACTCTTTCTGTGGCTTTGAGGTAGTATTTGAGTGATGGTTATGGGAGTTATAGTTGTACAACCATCAGGAAGGTGTGACGCAACCTGTGCAAATTGCATTTGGAGAGAAAGGTTAAGTGGAGTAATGCTCCCTGGGGATGTTCTTCCTAGAATAGCCTCTCTTTTAGATGGGTTCAGATTCGATGAAGGAATATTGATGTGCCCTAACCCGTTTCTTCATCCAAAAATAAAGATTATCTACGATGAGCTGAGGGACATATCAAAAAGGGTGACCGTTTTTATACCCTTAACTGCCAGTCTCTCCAACCTCAGAGTAGATGTGCTTGCTGATGTGGACATGATCTCTATAATTGTTCCGCCCATGATAGATATTAAAAGAGGGGATACTCTAATTAGAGCCCTTGAATCGAGAGGTATTGATCACATTGAGGCTTATTTGGTATTTAACTCGAGCTCGGATCCAGGGGAGATCCTTAGGAAAATCGGGGAGTGCATGAAGCGAGGATTAAGAATAACTGTTGGACCCTCCCTTTTCAGCCCTCCATCCGGAGATATGTTCATTGAATCAATAAGTGCCAGAAAAGATGTCGAACTTGGCCTGCATTATGGAAGGAAATATCTTTATTCTGCTATGAAAGTGTTCCTAAATGATTATCCCATTACTCTGCTTATGTCCCCCATGGATCCATGCAGGCATCTTTATGTTAATCCATATGGCATTATATCAAAGTGTCCAAACTCAAATTTTTCAGTGAGCTACCGGGAGATGACTAGAGAATTACTTCGGAAGATATTCTTTTCCCCATGTCCCAACAATAAGAATCCGAGTTTTGTACCCAAAGTTGAAATATCCTTTGTTACGTCATCAGGCATAAAAATTCCCGGAGATATTATGGAACTCCTTGAACTTATTTCTCAGACCAGATCATTTAGAGCGGCATGTAAGATTATGGGAGTTTCTCCATCAACATACTGGGAAAGGATCAGGGATATTGAGGAAAAACTCGGGAGAAGATTGATTGTCTCCGTTAAGGGAGGTCGAAAAAAAGGAATAACTGTACTCACTGGAGTTGCCTTGGATCTCCTGAAAGAATACCAACGGATCCGAGAGAGAGTTTTACTGTCTCTAAATGAAAGGTTCTAATACGGTGGATCGAATAATTTCTTGCGTTTTTATCCGGATCGCCGAACACGATTCCATCTTAAAATCTTTTTGTTTACATTATACGAGGTGATCAACAATGCCAGCTTTTTCCGGTTCCAACATGGAGAAGCTTACAATTTACATAAATCCAGAGAGATGCACGGGGTGCAGGGCCTGCGAAATTGCCTGTGCAGTTGAACATTCAATGAGCAAAAACCTCTTTGGCGCAATTTTTGAAAAACCAACCCCCAAACCCCGACTCCAAGTTGTTGTCGCCGACTTCTTTAATGTTCCAATGAGATGCCAGCACTGTGAGGACGCTCCCTGTATGGAGGCCTGCCCAACAGGAGCGATCTCAAGGACCAAAGAAGGCTTTGTTGTCCTTAACGCCAACAAGTGCATAGGCTGTCTCATGTGTGTGATGGCCTGTCCATTTGGCCATCCCAAGTTCGAGCCCGAATACAAGGCTGTGATAAAATGCGACAGTTGTGTTGATAGGGTCAGAGAAGGCAAAGAGCCAGCATGTGTCGAGGCCTGTCCAACTAGAGCCCTGAAGTTCGGGACTCTCGGCGAAATACTGGAAGAGGTTAGAAAGGAGAAGGCAGAGAGTCTCATATCTGGGCTGAAATCGCAGGGGATGGTCTACA of the Thermococcus onnurineus NA1 genome contains:
- the sfsA gene encoding DNA/RNA nuclease SfsA encodes the protein MIKILLRLNVVPCTFIKRLNRFVALVDVDGEERKALVTNTGRLEEFMIPGRKAFCVPKSGGKTDFVLVAFEDLGGKGAIIDTRTQAKAFEKAVELGLVPWLKDCRIKRREVTIGSSRLDYLFECPGGEVYAEMKSAVLRGGERGEYAMYPDCPTLRGQKHIKELIELQKAGRKAMIFFIGAIPSVEKFRPYERGDPEIARLLSEAKNAGVEIHALSISLLPDGRVILERPSLEVELREDF
- a CDS encoding winged helix-turn-helix domain-containing protein translates to MVMGVIVVQPSGRCDATCANCIWRERLSGVMLPGDVLPRIASLLDGFRFDEGILMCPNPFLHPKIKIIYDELRDISKRVTVFIPLTASLSNLRVDVLADVDMISIIVPPMIDIKRGDTLIRALESRGIDHIEAYLVFNSSSDPGEILRKIGECMKRGLRITVGPSLFSPPSGDMFIESISARKDVELGLHYGRKYLYSAMKVFLNDYPITLLMSPMDPCRHLYVNPYGIISKCPNSNFSVSYREMTRELLRKIFFSPCPNNKNPSFVPKVEISFVTSSGIKIPGDIMELLELISQTRSFRAACKIMGVSPSTYWERIRDIEEKLGRRLIVSVKGGRKKGITVLTGVALDLLKEYQRIRERVLLSLNERF
- a CDS encoding V4R domain-containing protein, coding for MEIEYIDLIKQWRNIYRSEIKEKPSQLQRTELTPQNYFQVRRPFFAKLFPEDPEYVRTFRMISYGMMEYSPSLRSLILRGAGLKLAKRLVESGEVKSLDDLPKVFLNQKIGLLDILEESFNRIKLNIYECMSCYHTVPIGRTLCDFEAGLIQGIIEELVGRNITREIYCQGLGYSFCGFEVVFE
- a CDS encoding toprim domain-containing protein — translated: MAIVDVRILVEGASDVEVVSKALQGLALGSEYNITISAIIPTTNVEIAKSAAAGADLLIIATDADRVGRDLAERLFNELSEMVGHIERMKLPLGHDLEHVDVELVRKELKNTLVRAGLKTLQLLPGYMELRKELLDVKGKYDQLANDYEALYKEYEDLQKKYEELHGEYVRIRHENEGLRELLNKKSRPVKIDDAWKNLFPAEPTPEERLIAIAVEKLGLAGKVIVGQGYIFAEDKGLVDELLKTVYLSLSIREEPPKPPEPPRKEPPKPSEPPEEPEVVADAEIKPDDIEGLLKGL
- a CDS encoding 4Fe-4S dicluster domain-containing protein, which translates into the protein MEKLTIYINPERCTGCRACEIACAVEHSMSKNLFGAIFEKPTPKPRLQVVVADFFNVPMRCQHCEDAPCMEACPTGAISRTKEGFVVLNANKCIGCLMCVMACPFGHPKFEPEYKAVIKCDSCVDRVREGKEPACVEACPTRALKFGTLGEILEEVRKEKAESLISGLKSQGMVYMKPVSESKKKEDLVRPMDLYLAYSNVVWY